A single Vulpes vulpes isolate BD-2025 chromosome 16, VulVul3, whole genome shotgun sequence DNA region contains:
- the SLC1A4 gene encoding neutral amino acid transporter A — translation MEKSSETNGYLDRAPAGAAERGAPGSGGARRCAGFLRRHALVLLTVSAVLAGAGLGAALRGLGLRRAQVAYLAFPGEMLLRMLRMIILPLVVCSLVSGAASLDASSLGRLGGIAVAYFGLTTLGASALAVALAFVVKPGSGAQTLQSSDLGLEESGSPPAPKETVDSFLDLARNLFPSNLVVATFRTYATDYREVIHNTSSGNVTHEKIPIGTEIEGMNILGLVLFALVLGVALKKLGSEGEELIRFFNAFNEATMVLVSWIMWYVPVGIMFLVGSKILEMKDIIVLVTSLGKYIFTSILGHFIHGGIVLPLIYFVFTRKNPFRFLLGLVTPFATAFATCSSSATLPSMMKCIEENNGVDKRISRFILPIGATVNMDGAAIFQCVAAVFIAQLNNVELKAGQIFTILVTATASSVGAAGVPAGGVLTIAIILEAIGLPTHDLSLILAVDWIVDRTTTVVNVEGDALGAGILHHLNQKAMKKGEQELTEVKVEAVPNCKSEEETSPLVTHQNPAGPAASAPELESKESVL, via the exons ATGGAGAAGAGCAGCGAGACCAACGGCTACCTGGACCGCGccccggcgggggcggcggagcgggGGGCGCCCGGGTCGGGCGGGGCGCGGCGCTGCGCGGGCTTCCTGCGGCGACACGCGCTGGTGCTGCTCACGGTGTCGGCGGTGCTggcgggcgcggggctgggcgcggCGCTGCGCGGGCTCGGCCTCCGCCGCGCGCAGGTGGCCTACCTGGCCTTCCCCGGCGAGATGCTGCTCCGCATGCTGCGCATGATCATCCTGCCGCTGGTGGTCTGCAGCCTGGTGTCGGGCGCCGCCTCCCTGGACGCCAGCTCGCTCGGGCGCCTGGGCGGCATCGCCGTCGCCTACTTCGGCCTCACCACGCTGGGCGCCTCGGCGCTCGCGGTCGCCTTGGCGTTCGTCGTCAAGCCCGGGTCTGGCGCGCAGACCCTCCAGTCCAGCGACCTGGGGCTCGAGGAGTCGGGGTCCCCTCCGGCCCCCAAAGAGACGGTGGACTCCTTCCTCGACCTGGCCAg AAACCTGTTTCCCTCAAATCTTGTGGTTGCCACTTTCCGTACG TATGCAACTGATTACAGAGAGGTGATCCACAACACGAGCTCCGGAAACGTAACCCATGAAAAG ATCCCCATTGGCACTGAGATCGAAGGGATGAACATTTTAGGATTGGTCCTCTTTGCCCTGGTGTTAGGAGTGGCCCTAAAGAAACTCGGCTCTGAAGGAGAAGAGCTCATCCGTTTCTTTAATGCCTTCAATGAGGCGACGATGGTGCTGGTGTCATGGATTATGTG GTATGTACCTGTGGGCATCATGTTCCTGGTTGGAAGCAAGATTTTGGAAATGAAGGACATCATTGTGCTGGTGACCAGCCTTGGAAAATACATCTTCACATCAATATTGGGCCACTTTATTCATGGCGGAATTGTTCTGCCActtatctattttgttttcacACGAAAAAACCCATTCAGGTTCCTCCTGGGCCTCGTCACACCATTTGCCACAGCATTTGCCACCTGCTCCAG cTCAGCGACCCTTCCCTCCATGATGAAGTGCATTGAGGAGAACAACGGCGTGGACAAGAGGATCAGCAGGTTCATCCTCCCCATCGGGGCCACCGTGAACATGGACGGGGCAGCCATCTTCCAGTGCGTGGCCGCCGTGTTCATTGCCCAGCTCAACAACGtcgagctgaaggcagggcaGATTTTCACGATTCT AGTGACAGCCACAGCGTCCAGTGTTGGAGCAGCAGGAGTGCCAGCTGGAGGGGTGCTCACCATCGCCATTATCCTGGAGGCCATCGGGCTGCCCACTCATGACCTTTCTCTGATCCTGGCTGTGGACTGGATTGT GGACCGCACCACCACCGTGGTGAACGTGGAAGGGGATGCGCTGGGCGCCGGCATCCTCCACCACCTCAACCAGAAGGCGATGAAGAAAGGGGAGCAGGAGCTGACCGAGGTGAAAGTGGAGGCCGTCCCCAACTGCAAATCGGAGGAGGAGACGTCGCCCCTGGTGACCCACCAGAACCCCGCCGGCCCCGCAGCCAGCGCCCCCGAACTGGAATCCAAGGAGTCGGTTCTGTGA